Genomic window (Dictyoglomus thermophilum H-6-12):
AGGTCTCAAAGGGGTTTTGGAATACTGCCTGTACTTCTTTTCTTAATACATTATTAGACTTTTCCTTCTGCAATTCAAACATATCTTTTCCCTTGTATAATATCCTACCACTAGTAGGCTCTAAAAAGCCAAGTATTATCTTCGCTACTGTTGTTTTCCCACTTCCACTCTCACCTGCTAATGTAAATATTTCGGAGTTTCCTATCTCAAAGTTTACATTATTTACAGCTCTAATCCTTATCCTGGAAAATACACTTCCAATAGTAAACACCTTATTTAAATTTTCAACTTTTAAAAGTAATTCTTGTTTCATGGCTATTCCCTCTCCTTTGAATATAAAAAGCAAGCAACTCTGTGATTTGAATCTATGTTAACAAGCTTGGGAACAAAATTCCTACAATCTTCCGTTGCATAATTACATCTTGGATGAAATCTACATCCTTGTGGAGGATTCAATAATGAAGGTGGAGCACCTGGTGCACTAACCTTATATGATTTATCCCCTATCTTAGGTAGAGCTCCTATAAGGTACTTTGTATATGGATGCTCTGGTTTCTCAAAAATGATTTCTGTCGGTGCTTCTTCCACAATCTTTCCTGCATACATAATAGCTATCCTATCGGATATACTTGCATGAACTCCCATATCGTGGGTAACAAGTATTATGGTATTTTTAAGATTCTTCTGTATGTCTTTTAATAACTGAATTACCGCTCTTTGGGCAACCACATCAAGAGCTGTAGAAGGTTCATCAGCAACGATTATTCTAGGAGTTAAAACCGTAGCAAGAGCTATAGTCACTCTCTGCCTCATACCTCCAGAAAGTTGATGAGGATAAGCATTTAATATTTTAGTAGGCAAACCTAAAAGAGTTAGATAATCTTCTATATGTTTTCTCCATTTAGTTCTATCTGAAATATCTTCATGAGAACCTATAAAATCCCAGAAAGAATCAATTATTTTAGTAACAGGGTTCAGCACACTCATAGATCCTTGAGGAATATATGAAATATATTTCCACCTTATCTTATCTAATTCTCCGTTAAGAGAAAAGACATCTTTTAATTCACCATTTATTTTGTAATATACCTTTCCATCTATAACATTTAAGGGCGGTTCTACCATTCCATACAAGGTTTTTATCAAGGTACTCTTACCACATCCAGATTCTCCCGCAATTCCATATATTTCATTTTCTTTTATATTTATATCTACCCCATCTACTGCTCTTACAGATTTTAATTCTCCACCTATATCCAATAAATAATAAGCCTTTAAATTTTCTGCTCTTAGAATTTCCATTTCATCACTCCTTTATAACTCTTATTCTTTGAATTCTTGTACGTGGATCAAGATATTCACTTATACCAACTGAAAGTAAATATAAACTTACAAAAAGAAACACCGAGGTCACAACAGGAGTAAATAGCCACCACCAAAGTCCTAAAAGTAAAGCTTGATAGCTTAATGCCCATTGAAGCATAGTACCTAAGGTTGGTATTTCCAAGTTAGTCAAACCAAGAATAGCAAGGGTCATTTCCATACCAATAGCCCAAGACATATTATTTATGAGAGTTGAAAAGACAATAGGTATGACAAAGGGAAAATATTCTTTAAAAACAAGACTTAAAGTCTTAGAGCCAGAAAGAAGTGCAGTATAAGTAAAATCTCTTTCTCTTAAACTTAATATTTGAGACCTTATAACTCTTGCATCCCAACTCCAACCAAAGAAACTCAAAATCAAGCCTAATCCTATAAAACTTAATCTTCCTTTTATTAAGGATGAAATCAATATCAAAATAGGAAGCAATGGCAAAACGAGGAAGCTATCGTTTATGCCCATAAGAACTCTATCTATACTGCCACCCCTATAGCCAGCCACCAGCCCCACAATTATAGCTATGATTCTTGAAAAGAAAGCTGCTATTATCGCTATTGTCAAAGAATTCCTTACAGCAAAAGTCAACTGCCAGAAAACATCTTGCCCTTGAGAATTAGTCCCTAAAATATGCTGAAGGGAAGGAGGCATATCTCTTGGGACAAGATTCCATCTTGTAGGATCATAAGGAGAAAAGAAAGACAGTATGGCTAAGAAGAGAATAATACATATGATTATAAAACCTAATCTAAACTTTCCATCTCGCAGTAAATCCCTTAATACTCCCATAGCTATTACCTCTTTTTCCTTATAGTTTTTATCTATATCTTACCCTTGGATCAAATAACGGATACAAAAGATCAATAATAAGAATGAAAGAAGAAATACCTATAATTGATATAGTAGCAATTCCCATTATTAAATTAAAATCTCCAGTAGCAATGGCATTATATAAGAGTGTACCCATACCAGGGTAAGAAAAAACAATCTCAGTAATTAACGCCCCACTAAAAATTTGCCCCATAGAAAGGGCCAAATTGGTAACCTGAGGAAGCATAGCATTTCTTATTACATATTTAAAGGCAATTATTCTCTTTTTAATACCACCAGCCTTTGCATATGTAACAAAGTCTTCCTTTACAATATTAGATACAATAAGTCTCATGGTTTGCAAAGTCACTGCAATTCCTAAGATCATCATAGATATTAAAGGTAAGAAGGCATACCTAAAAAGCTCTAAAATAAAGTGTAAGCTAAAACTGGGCCTTACTCCAATAGGCATTCCACCACCTAAGGGGAACCATTTTAGGATATATGCAAAAACCACAAGAATTATAAGTGCAAAAACATAATAAGGAATAGGGCGAATAAACATAGCTATTCCTTCAAGTATTCTCG
Coding sequences:
- a CDS encoding ABC transporter ATP-binding protein, which codes for MEILRAENLKAYYLLDIGGELKSVRAVDGVDINIKENEIYGIAGESGCGKSTLIKTLYGMVEPPLNVIDGKVYYKINGELKDVFSLNGELDKIRWKYISYIPQGSMSVLNPVTKIIDSFWDFIGSHEDISDRTKWRKHIEDYLTLLGLPTKILNAYPHQLSGGMRQRVTIALATVLTPRIIVADEPSTALDVVAQRAVIQLLKDIQKNLKNTIILVTHDMGVHASISDRIAIMYAGKIVEEAPTEIIFEKPEHPYTKYLIGALPKIGDKSYKVSAPGAPPSLLNPPQGCRFHPRCNYATEDCRNFVPKLVNIDSNHRVACFLYSKERE
- a CDS encoding ABC transporter permease; this translates as MGVLRDLLRDGKFRLGFIIICIILFLAILSFFSPYDPTRWNLVPRDMPPSLQHILGTNSQGQDVFWQLTFAVRNSLTIAIIAAFFSRIIAIIVGLVAGYRGGSIDRVLMGINDSFLVLPLLPILILISSLIKGRLSFIGLGLILSFFGWSWDARVIRSQILSLRERDFTYTALLSGSKTLSLVFKEYFPFVIPIVFSTLINNMSWAIGMEMTLAILGLTNLEIPTLGTMLQWALSYQALLLGLWWWLFTPVVTSVFLFVSLYLLSVGISEYLDPRTRIQRIRVIKE
- a CDS encoding ABC transporter permease, encoding MLKKYLIPRFLQYLLVIFVGVTIVFFVPRFTPVDPVQQMISTIMKMGTYLDPKAVEQMTESLKELYGLKGSLFEQYVNFWVRLFKGDFGPSLFRFPIPVIKLIGDSLPWTVGLLTVSTFLSWIIGNILGGIVGFYYDKKWARILEGIAMFIRPIPYYVFALIILVVFAYILKWFPLGGGMPIGVRPSFSLHFILELFRYAFLPLISMMILGIAVTLQTMRLIVSNIVKEDFVTYAKAGGIKKRIIAFKYVIRNAMLPQVTNLALSMGQIFSGALITEIVFSYPGMGTLLYNAIATGDFNLIMGIATISIIGISSFILIIDLLYPLFDPRVRYR